In Burkholderia contaminans, one genomic interval encodes:
- a CDS encoding DUF1173 domain-containing protein: MHAYRFDTTVVQADAEDLQSHLAKAYRGKIRPLCNCRDPEPGIPMYIAQFDGRFLIKRMPGTAGQHKLGCDSHELPPELSGRGAVVGQAVQDGGDEGPTTLRLDFSMSKSSGRTAPEASGKESDTVRTDGTKLTLRGLLHYLWEEAGLNRWSPAMAGRRSWYVVRRALSEALHGKTAKKAPLAQQVFVAEPWSKERDAELTARRIAAMAELMKPGKTRAMMIVIGEVKDIVPSRFGMKLILKHLPSFPFMMDTDLHRRFEKRFANAIGLWDSVDDARLVVIGTFFLGPTGIASLATLSAMVVTGNWIPFEDAYDKMIVDALSADERRFIKSLRYNLADDQALASCVLTDTVEPIALYVATPGAAPSARAALEGLIADSEIDGWLWEAGEPMPILPSPKYPRPARLALPAPTKAAGADE; the protein is encoded by the coding sequence ATGCACGCCTATCGCTTCGATACCACCGTGGTACAGGCTGATGCTGAAGACCTGCAGAGCCATCTCGCTAAAGCGTACCGGGGGAAGATCCGGCCGCTTTGCAACTGCCGGGATCCCGAGCCAGGGATCCCGATGTACATCGCACAGTTCGATGGTCGGTTCCTCATCAAGCGGATGCCGGGCACCGCTGGACAACACAAGCTTGGATGCGATTCGCATGAATTGCCCCCCGAGCTATCGGGTCGCGGCGCCGTGGTCGGCCAGGCAGTCCAAGATGGTGGGGATGAGGGACCGACGACACTACGGCTCGACTTCAGCATGAGCAAGTCGAGTGGTCGCACCGCGCCGGAAGCATCGGGCAAAGAAAGCGATACCGTCCGAACGGACGGGACCAAACTGACCCTGCGCGGCCTGTTGCACTATCTGTGGGAGGAGGCTGGCTTGAATCGCTGGTCGCCGGCAATGGCTGGGAGACGCAGTTGGTACGTCGTACGCCGGGCATTGTCGGAGGCGCTGCACGGTAAGACCGCGAAGAAGGCGCCGCTCGCACAGCAGGTGTTCGTTGCGGAACCGTGGTCGAAGGAACGGGACGCCGAGCTGACGGCGCGTCGGATCGCGGCGATGGCCGAGCTGATGAAGCCGGGAAAGACTCGAGCGATGATGATTGTGATCGGCGAGGTCAAAGATATCGTCCCGTCCCGCTTTGGAATGAAGCTGATCCTGAAGCACCTGCCGAGCTTCCCGTTCATGATGGACACTGACCTGCACCGGCGCTTCGAGAAGCGCTTTGCGAACGCAATCGGCCTGTGGGACAGCGTGGACGATGCGCGTCTGGTGGTGATCGGGACGTTCTTCCTCGGGCCGACGGGAATCGCGTCGCTTGCAACGCTCTCAGCAATGGTAGTAACGGGAAACTGGATCCCGTTCGAGGATGCCTACGACAAGATGATAGTCGACGCGCTGTCGGCCGACGAGCGCCGCTTCATTAAAAGCCTGCGCTACAACCTGGCAGATGACCAGGCGCTGGCGAGCTGTGTATTGACCGATACCGTCGAACCGATTGCGCTGTACGTAGCGACGCCTGGTGCGGCGCCGTCAGCGCGAGCTGCGCTCGAGGGGCTTATCGCGGACAGCGAGATCGACGGATGGCTCTGGGAGGCGGGTGAGCCGATGCCCATCCTGCCATCTCCGAAGTACCCGCGGCCGGCACGCCTCGCCTTGCCGGCGCCGACCAAAGCAGCGGGAGCGGACGAATGA
- a CDS encoding PH domain-containing protein — translation MMERQPPSMGQWTRSPHVWFDASPVWMVNLPLIMRSALAEAALIVGLAAAAAFTRMWPVLALALLVSPVVAAAAMAQTRAIRVVIDTERLTMTTGIASRRTTSLELFRIQNVVVEAAWWQAQLGFGTLVIETSDAWHPVWVLHGVPDAVKWRDQLTRYAVALRIARGVGELNIGRA, via the coding sequence ATGATGGAGCGCCAACCGCCCTCGATGGGACAGTGGACGCGTTCGCCGCACGTCTGGTTCGACGCATCACCAGTATGGATGGTGAACTTGCCGTTGATCATGCGCTCGGCCTTAGCCGAAGCTGCTTTGATCGTTGGGCTTGCCGCTGCTGCGGCGTTCACGCGCATGTGGCCGGTGCTTGCGCTCGCGCTGCTGGTGTCGCCTGTCGTTGCCGCAGCTGCGATGGCACAGACGCGTGCGATCCGGGTCGTGATCGATACGGAGCGGCTGACCATGACGACAGGGATTGCCTCGCGCCGTACCACGAGTCTCGAGCTCTTTCGCATCCAGAACGTGGTCGTCGAAGCTGCCTGGTGGCAAGCGCAACTCGGGTTTGGCACGCTGGTGATCGAGACCAGCGATGCATGGCATCCAGTTTGGGTTTTGCATGGGGTGCCAGACGCGGTGAAGTGGCGCGATCAGCTGACGCGATATGCGGTCGCACTGCGCATTGCGCGCGGTGTCGGCGAACTCAATATCGGGCGAGCGTAA
- a CDS encoding plasmid mobilization protein — MSNNDLGALDARPKRGRRRAENGLGTPISTRLTEAERQAFVEKVRASGLSQSEFLRQCVLTNRTQIVARPPVSADYKRIVFVINKTGNNLNQLAHVANHANAAGQLRDDLFVALLDELELITQLLKAHLHRVD; from the coding sequence GTGAGCAACAACGACTTGGGCGCCCTCGACGCGCGGCCGAAGCGCGGTCGTCGCCGTGCAGAAAACGGGCTCGGAACGCCGATTAGCACGCGCTTGACCGAGGCTGAGCGGCAGGCTTTCGTCGAGAAAGTCCGGGCATCGGGTTTGAGCCAGTCGGAGTTTCTGCGCCAGTGCGTGCTGACAAACCGGACTCAGATCGTCGCGCGGCCGCCCGTGAGTGCCGACTACAAGCGCATCGTGTTCGTGATCAACAAGACCGGCAACAACCTGAACCAACTGGCCCATGTCGCGAACCACGCGAATGCTGCAGGCCAGCTGCGCGACGACCTGTTCGTCGCGTTGCTCGACGAACTGGAACTGATCACGCAACTCCTGAAAGCGCACCTCCATCGTGTTGATTAG
- a CDS encoding LPD7 domain-containing protein: MLIRVKGRHDGVKAYLEDGRKAGRELDRDELDERVVLDGDLDVTDAIIQMINVAPNVDRYLSITLSFKEDAVDRATLDAVVRDFKSFVFSAYRPDEMNFYAEAHLPRVKSYIDQKTGELVERKPHIHVVIPKLNLVSGMHLEPLGYVKKNLAFIDAIQEHINAQYGLASPKDNRRVELTDASEMLSRYRGDLFKPVGRELKEALLDAVLDRGIERYEDFMTLLAEHGAVRMRNAGSDDEYPNVKPPEAAKGVNLKDFVFSREFIQLSTEEKRAQLSADATANYEDRKAPRATPHEIEVLLDEWSSSRAREVKYLNSGNALQWARYYESSAADRQLMLDELERGFYAQHLREFHDDDTSGFAPLRPDDVERPFDGPFDSPFDDITLSGPPAGFEPGGPGGASIDADDEFGAWADEQEFAPEPFDLVRALSSSAVVRVPEGRTVLLPDHADDYLEPERPVSAYRLRRPRDRDREIARERESTGRVADNAISQRTRDVHERQRERAASGEFGEIRRRLSGERLLAELSHSHGVLPQKYMVVTGKDGGTRIRAGRRHLTVSDFLTKELNLPWREAAPLLKAVYQRQLDGHPIPRVREQPRAALWREYVMEREARGRARQNAWQNQREGERSRRDTIVETFEGKRTALRQDPTMSRATQRQALSAARFSRALDETSLAAAVRHERDALKAQHGPASGPTFTEWLQERAQGGDVAAIAELRRTGKPTEPDRRAVGVVRSPGAVEWRENAIVFGGQDLALSVSAGGSICYSRDGHDLIVDRGNAVDVLAIDWAALEAGLRLSQMKFGRTLELEGSATFQQAAVEVAAAAGLSIQFSDAALNRALTEARHVRIDSHLQAAQPSRVDTAVGSPVAQHIETVDVVPSSQPEMKP; this comes from the coding sequence GTGTTGATTAGAGTGAAGGGCCGCCACGACGGCGTAAAGGCGTATCTCGAAGACGGTCGAAAGGCCGGGCGTGAACTTGACCGTGACGAGCTCGACGAGCGGGTCGTGCTCGACGGCGATCTCGATGTCACCGACGCAATCATTCAGATGATCAATGTGGCGCCGAACGTCGATCGGTACTTGTCGATCACGTTGAGCTTTAAGGAGGACGCCGTTGACCGGGCGACGCTCGACGCGGTGGTACGGGATTTCAAATCCTTCGTGTTTTCGGCATACCGCCCCGACGAGATGAATTTCTACGCCGAGGCGCACCTGCCGCGCGTGAAAAGTTACATCGATCAGAAGACCGGCGAACTCGTGGAGCGCAAGCCGCACATCCACGTGGTGATTCCGAAGCTCAACCTCGTATCGGGGATGCACTTGGAGCCGCTGGGTTACGTGAAGAAGAACCTCGCATTCATCGACGCGATTCAGGAACACATCAACGCGCAATACGGGCTCGCGAGCCCAAAAGACAACCGTCGCGTTGAGCTGACCGACGCGTCAGAGATGCTCAGCCGCTATCGCGGAGATCTGTTCAAGCCAGTCGGCCGTGAGTTGAAGGAGGCGTTGCTCGACGCGGTGCTCGATCGTGGAATCGAGCGCTACGAGGACTTTATGACGCTGTTGGCCGAACACGGCGCCGTGCGGATGCGCAATGCCGGGAGCGACGACGAATATCCGAACGTTAAGCCGCCAGAGGCGGCCAAGGGCGTGAACCTCAAGGACTTCGTGTTCTCGCGCGAATTCATCCAGCTGTCGACCGAGGAGAAGCGTGCCCAGCTATCGGCCGACGCTACGGCGAACTACGAAGACCGGAAGGCTCCGCGCGCGACACCACATGAGATCGAGGTGTTGCTCGATGAGTGGTCCTCGAGCCGTGCGCGCGAAGTGAAGTATCTCAATAGCGGCAACGCACTTCAGTGGGCGCGCTATTACGAATCTTCGGCCGCCGATCGGCAGCTGATGTTGGATGAACTGGAACGGGGCTTCTATGCCCAGCATTTGAGGGAATTTCATGATGACGACACCTCCGGATTCGCACCACTTCGACCAGACGACGTCGAGCGACCTTTTGACGGGCCATTCGACAGCCCATTCGACGACATCACCCTCTCCGGACCACCTGCCGGATTCGAACCTGGCGGGCCAGGCGGCGCCAGCATCGATGCCGACGACGAGTTTGGCGCTTGGGCAGATGAACAGGAGTTTGCGCCCGAACCCTTCGACCTTGTGCGAGCGCTGTCCAGCAGCGCTGTGGTTCGGGTCCCCGAAGGACGTACAGTGCTACTGCCAGATCATGCGGACGATTACCTGGAGCCCGAGCGTCCCGTATCCGCGTATCGCTTGCGACGGCCTCGCGATCGCGATCGAGAAATTGCGCGAGAAAGAGAGTCGACGGGGCGAGTAGCCGACAACGCGATCTCCCAACGTACCCGTGATGTACATGAGCGGCAGCGCGAACGGGCCGCGAGTGGCGAGTTTGGCGAGATCCGCCGGCGACTCAGCGGCGAGCGGCTGCTGGCGGAGCTGTCCCATTCGCATGGGGTCCTGCCGCAGAAATACATGGTTGTGACCGGAAAGGATGGCGGCACGCGCATTCGTGCCGGCCGCCGGCATCTGACGGTGTCCGATTTTTTAACCAAAGAATTGAATCTGCCTTGGCGGGAAGCAGCGCCGCTACTCAAGGCGGTCTACCAGCGCCAGCTCGATGGGCATCCGATTCCCCGTGTTCGTGAGCAGCCGCGAGCAGCGCTGTGGCGTGAGTATGTGATGGAACGCGAGGCTCGCGGCCGTGCGCGGCAGAACGCATGGCAGAACCAGCGGGAAGGGGAGCGCAGTCGCCGGGACACAATTGTCGAGACCTTCGAGGGCAAGCGCACTGCACTGCGCCAGGATCCGACGATGTCCCGCGCGACTCAGCGTCAGGCGTTGTCGGCCGCGCGATTCAGTCGTGCACTCGACGAGACGTCACTTGCGGCGGCTGTTCGTCACGAACGCGATGCGCTGAAAGCGCAACACGGACCGGCGTCCGGCCCGACCTTTACCGAATGGTTACAGGAACGGGCCCAGGGGGGCGACGTCGCGGCGATCGCCGAGTTGCGTCGGACCGGCAAACCGACCGAGCCCGATCGGCGCGCGGTCGGAGTGGTCCGGTCGCCCGGCGCAGTCGAATGGAGAGAGAACGCTATCGTCTTCGGTGGCCAGGATCTCGCACTTTCGGTCAGCGCCGGCGGGAGCATCTGCTATAGCCGCGATGGCCACGATCTGATCGTCGATCGCGGTAACGCTGTCGACGTGCTCGCGATCGACTGGGCCGCGCTCGAGGCGGGGTTGCGGCTCTCGCAGATGAAGTTCGGCCGGACGCTTGAGCTCGAAGGTAGCGCGACGTTTCAGCAGGCTGCTGTCGAGGTGGCCGCTGCCGCCGGGCTGAGCATTCAATTCAGTGACGCGGCCTTGAATCGTGCACTGACCGAGGCGCGTCATGTTCGCATCGATTCACACCTGCAGGCGGCACAGCCGTCGCGCGTCGACACGGCGGTCGGATCGCCGGTCGCGCAGCACATCGAGACGGTCGACGTGGTGCCGTCCTCGCAACCGGAGATGAAACCGTGA
- a CDS encoding DUF6900 domain-containing protein, giving the protein MPDPERDAMLAGIARRYLFVETLERRYRDRLDFYDVAVWSLKDALIAAFDAGRTQARTDR; this is encoded by the coding sequence ATGCCCGACCCTGAACGCGACGCGATGCTGGCGGGCATCGCGCGCCGATACCTGTTCGTGGAAACGCTCGAACGCCGTTATCGGGATCGGCTCGACTTCTACGACGTCGCCGTGTGGAGCCTAAAGGATGCGCTCATTGCTGCATTTGACGCCGGCCGTACGCAGGCACGGACCGACCGGTAA
- a CDS encoding DNA methyltransferase, producing the protein MDFFYLGDCLDILPTLPDGVADFALTDPPYLVNYKDRSGRSIANDVHGEWLAPAFDEVFRVLKRDALCISFYGWTKTDEFFDAWRSVGFRIVGHIVFAKPYASRERFVKYQHESAYVLAKGSPALPASPVPDVLPWKYSGNRLHPTEKPIGSMRTLIEAFTKPGDLVLDPFAGSGTTCAAAKQLRRRYVGIELDATYHASAVARLAALDAIAA; encoded by the coding sequence ATGGACTTCTTTTACCTTGGCGATTGCCTTGACATTCTCCCCACCCTTCCGGACGGCGTTGCAGACTTCGCACTGACCGACCCGCCCTATCTCGTCAACTACAAGGACCGCTCCGGTCGCTCGATCGCCAACGACGTACATGGTGAATGGCTCGCACCTGCCTTCGATGAAGTGTTCCGCGTGCTGAAACGAGACGCGCTGTGTATCAGCTTCTACGGCTGGACGAAAACAGACGAATTTTTCGACGCATGGCGCTCGGTCGGATTCCGGATCGTCGGACACATCGTGTTCGCAAAGCCGTACGCGTCGCGCGAACGGTTCGTAAAGTACCAGCACGAATCCGCCTATGTTCTCGCGAAGGGGTCGCCGGCCCTGCCCGCGTCGCCGGTGCCGGACGTACTGCCGTGGAAGTATTCCGGTAATCGTCTGCACCCGACCGAAAAGCCGATCGGCAGCATGCGAACACTGATCGAAGCCTTCACGAAGCCGGGCGATCTCGTCCTGGACCCGTTCGCGGGGTCCGGCACGACGTGCGCGGCCGCGAAGCAACTGCGCCGGCGGTATGTCGGCATCGAGCTGGACGCTACCTATCACGCATCGGCCGTCGCGCGCCTGGCGGCGCTCGACGCAATCGCCGCCTGA
- a CDS encoding DUF932 domain-containing protein yields MTQITRLSRTFAAHSPSLRADTPLSNDQIARVAPSILATEAHESRSNRYTYIPTIKVLDGLRKEGFEPFFVCQTRVRDDSKREHTKHMIRLRHATQINGAEADEIIMLNSHDGSSSYQMIAGMFRFVCKNGMVCGDTLSDIRVPHKGNIVDNVIQGAFDVLDGFNLIREQKEGMQAVTLQREEQALLAETALSLKYEPNADVPAPITPDQLLRARRTEDRNDDLWTTFNRIQENMIRGGLRGRSATGRTMTTREVAGIDQNVKLNRALWVLGEGMRKLKQG; encoded by the coding sequence GTGACTCAAATTACCCGCCTTTCGCGCACGTTCGCCGCCCACTCCCCGTCGCTGCGCGCAGACACGCCGCTGTCGAATGATCAGATCGCGCGCGTCGCCCCGTCGATCCTCGCGACCGAGGCGCACGAAAGCCGCTCGAATCGCTACACGTACATCCCGACTATCAAGGTGCTCGACGGCCTGCGCAAGGAGGGTTTCGAGCCGTTCTTTGTTTGCCAGACGCGTGTGCGCGACGACAGCAAGCGCGAGCACACGAAGCACATGATTCGTCTGCGCCATGCGACGCAGATCAACGGTGCGGAAGCCGACGAGATCATCATGTTGAACAGCCATGACGGCTCGAGCAGCTACCAGATGATCGCCGGGATGTTCCGCTTCGTCTGCAAAAACGGCATGGTGTGCGGCGACACGCTGTCGGATATCCGTGTGCCCCACAAGGGCAACATCGTGGACAACGTGATTCAAGGCGCGTTCGACGTTCTGGACGGCTTCAACCTGATCCGTGAGCAGAAGGAAGGCATGCAGGCTGTCACGCTGCAGCGCGAGGAGCAAGCGCTACTCGCCGAAACCGCGCTGTCCCTGAAGTACGAACCGAACGCCGACGTGCCCGCGCCGATCACGCCGGATCAACTGTTGCGGGCACGTCGCACGGAGGATCGAAACGACGACCTGTGGACGACGTTCAACCGGATTCAGGAAAACATGATTCGCGGCGGGTTGCGTGGCCGGTCGGCCACTGGTCGCACGATGACAACGCGCGAAGTAGCCGGGATCGACCAAAACGTAAAGCTCAACCGCGCGCTGTGGGTGCTGGGTGAAGGTATGCGCAAGCTCAAGCAAGGCTAA
- a CDS encoding ParB/RepB/Spo0J family partition protein — protein MSEIATNATPAIDGLAPLQYVPLGTLRVSPHNARKKPPTRIREMAEDIAVSGLLQNLVAHVIDGEPGQHGVCAGQRRLAAMDLLKSEGRARDSDLIPIRIVSEGEALAISLIENAEREGMHIADQCVAFGRMAAEGRSIADIAGRLNVAERDVRRALKLASVSPKLIDVFRDDGMSYEQVCALALSDSHEQQERIWFDAKQDWQKRPNAIRSVITQEETCARDNPLVAFVGLDAYEAAGGYVRRDLFSDAKNSGYINDLELLSRLAVERLTAVAVDTGAEGWSWVETAVQRDSTLLARYGRLRPETRDFTRKEKAEFRKLEKARDDARQAFFAHQDSDAAEDDDAKGEALEEVAQEAEAALAELAERRNAWTDEQKARAGAYIWIDYSGTLQIERGLVKPSEKAAVKESGVVGTEQITPEKAKPLHGETLCERLTAHRTAAVQVELMKRPTVALAYQMFAMVPRVFAEHYEAGAMDALDAQFTPTHERLLRAADDMADSPAWLFIDGERQKWRAVLPCKVRDLLPWLLSCSEDMLANLFAFCVASTVNGLSRWDRPHDVNTLADTLGLDMAAYWKPTRASYLNHVSKQRIIDVVTQAVSADAAAQLVGMKKGEAAAAAELRLAESGWLPEVLANRQTDTVWEDDEPDADEADPEVDPDIPH, from the coding sequence GTGTCTGAAATTGCAACGAATGCGACCCCTGCCATCGACGGCCTTGCCCCGCTCCAGTACGTACCCCTCGGCACCTTGCGCGTGTCGCCGCACAACGCACGTAAGAAGCCGCCCACTCGTATCCGCGAGATGGCGGAGGACATCGCCGTTTCGGGCCTGCTGCAAAACCTTGTCGCTCACGTGATCGATGGCGAACCCGGCCAGCATGGCGTGTGCGCGGGACAGCGCAGGCTCGCCGCGATGGACCTGCTCAAAAGTGAGGGACGCGCACGCGACAGCGACCTGATTCCGATTCGCATCGTGTCGGAAGGGGAAGCATTGGCGATCTCCCTGATCGAAAACGCGGAGCGTGAAGGCATGCATATTGCCGACCAATGCGTGGCGTTCGGCCGAATGGCCGCAGAGGGGCGCTCCATCGCCGACATCGCCGGCCGTCTCAACGTGGCAGAGCGGGACGTGCGCCGAGCGTTAAAGCTGGCGAGTGTCTCGCCAAAGCTGATCGACGTGTTTCGCGATGACGGGATGTCGTACGAGCAGGTGTGCGCGCTCGCATTGAGTGACAGTCACGAACAGCAAGAGCGGATTTGGTTCGACGCTAAACAGGATTGGCAGAAGCGGCCCAACGCAATCCGAAGTGTGATCACGCAAGAGGAGACATGCGCGCGCGACAACCCGCTTGTTGCTTTTGTCGGGCTGGACGCTTACGAGGCGGCAGGCGGATACGTGCGCCGGGATTTGTTCAGCGATGCGAAGAATAGCGGATACATCAACGATCTGGAATTGCTCAGCCGACTGGCAGTAGAAAGGCTGACGGCGGTAGCCGTGGACACCGGCGCGGAAGGCTGGTCGTGGGTGGAAACGGCTGTCCAACGTGATTCGACGCTACTCGCACGATATGGCCGGTTGCGCCCGGAGACGCGGGACTTTACCCGCAAGGAAAAGGCCGAGTTTCGGAAGCTTGAGAAGGCCCGTGATGACGCTCGCCAAGCGTTTTTTGCGCACCAAGACTCGGATGCAGCGGAGGACGACGACGCGAAAGGCGAAGCACTGGAAGAGGTCGCGCAAGAGGCGGAAGCGGCTTTAGCCGAACTTGCCGAGCGACGCAACGCTTGGACGGACGAGCAGAAAGCACGCGCGGGCGCTTACATCTGGATCGACTATTCCGGCACCCTGCAGATCGAGCGAGGACTCGTCAAGCCAAGCGAGAAGGCCGCAGTAAAGGAGTCGGGTGTCGTCGGGACCGAGCAAATCACGCCTGAGAAGGCAAAACCGCTGCATGGTGAAACGCTGTGCGAACGTCTGACGGCGCATCGTACCGCTGCCGTCCAGGTGGAACTGATGAAGCGGCCGACCGTCGCCCTCGCCTATCAGATGTTCGCGATGGTGCCGCGCGTGTTCGCCGAGCATTACGAGGCAGGCGCGATGGATGCACTGGATGCGCAGTTCACGCCGACCCATGAACGCCTGTTGCGCGCGGCCGACGACATGGCCGACAGTCCGGCGTGGCTGTTCATCGACGGGGAGCGGCAGAAGTGGCGCGCGGTGCTGCCTTGCAAGGTTCGCGATCTGTTGCCGTGGCTTCTGTCGTGCTCCGAGGACATGCTTGCCAATCTGTTCGCTTTCTGTGTGGCTTCGACCGTCAACGGCCTGAGTCGATGGGACCGGCCGCACGATGTCAACACGTTGGCCGACACCCTTGGCCTCGACATGGCCGCGTACTGGAAGCCCACCCGCGCGAGTTACCTGAACCACGTTTCGAAGCAGCGCATCATCGACGTGGTAACACAGGCGGTATCGGCCGACGCGGCGGCGCAGCTCGTGGGTATGAAGAAGGGCGAAGCGGCGGCGGCCGCCGAACTGCGGCTTGCAGAAAGTGGCTGGTTGCCAGAGGTGCTGGCGAACCGGCAGACGGACACGGTATGGGAGGACGATGAACCGGACGCAGACGAAGCCGACCCGGAGGTTGATCCTGACATTCCGCATTGA
- a CDS encoding antirestriction protein, translated as MEENVIEIRSELVVEEQRMHFLPHYFGARYLHGEAFVYDWARRLCSTYNGGMWHFFRLSNGAFYLAPEIAAPVSVRWNLNSYEGSMGAEAFGIVVTLYALCHMAETFGDERFIDHYHALRAFAVQHPEQREIFRAID; from the coding sequence GTGGAAGAAAACGTCATTGAAATTCGTTCGGAGCTGGTCGTCGAGGAACAGCGTATGCACTTTTTGCCGCATTACTTCGGCGCGCGATACCTGCATGGCGAAGCGTTTGTGTACGATTGGGCGCGCCGTCTCTGCTCGACGTACAACGGCGGCATGTGGCATTTTTTCCGCCTCTCGAACGGCGCGTTCTATCTCGCCCCGGAGATCGCAGCGCCGGTGTCGGTACGCTGGAACCTGAACAGCTACGAGGGATCGATGGGTGCCGAGGCGTTCGGCATCGTCGTTACGTTGTACGCGCTGTGCCACATGGCCGAGACCTTCGGCGACGAGCGGTTCATCGATCACTACCATGCACTGCGAGCGTTCGCGGTTCAACATCCGGAACAGCGGGAGATCTTCCGGGCAATTGACTAA
- a CDS encoding GTPase: MAIDPHLVKAFGDVLRRHGVEVTKDTIEKIRETLGYVPRVGVLGKTGVGKSALFNALFGHDVAEVNDVSACTRAPQQALLDMQGDLAGVLLVDLPGLGESAERDVEYAALYRNLLPELDLVLWVVKADDRALAADKAYYQTIVEPEIGRSATKFLVVVNQCDKLEPTDAWIRDERRPGAEQLANIEQKRSDVGALFNLPTAEICAASATRRWQLTELVDRMVLALPEHARYGFVRGTREEHVSESARQHGAKGAVTTLLKEIGLAVGMAAFAALVAAIAARSAKRDGT, from the coding sequence ATGGCCATCGACCCTCACCTGGTGAAGGCGTTCGGCGACGTGCTGCGCAGGCATGGCGTCGAGGTCACGAAGGACACCATCGAGAAGATCAGAGAAACCTTGGGCTACGTGCCGAGGGTCGGGGTGCTCGGCAAGACCGGGGTGGGAAAGTCCGCGCTCTTCAACGCACTGTTCGGACACGACGTCGCTGAAGTCAACGACGTGTCCGCATGCACACGTGCACCGCAGCAGGCCCTCCTCGACATGCAGGGCGATCTTGCCGGCGTGCTCCTGGTCGACCTGCCCGGCTTGGGCGAAAGCGCCGAACGCGACGTGGAGTACGCAGCACTCTACCGCAACCTCCTCCCGGAATTAGACCTGGTGTTGTGGGTTGTCAAAGCCGACGACCGCGCCCTGGCGGCCGACAAAGCCTACTATCAGACGATCGTGGAGCCGGAAATCGGGCGCAGCGCGACGAAATTCCTGGTGGTGGTCAATCAATGCGACAAGCTGGAGCCGACAGACGCCTGGATCCGGGACGAGCGCCGGCCAGGCGCCGAGCAGCTCGCGAACATCGAGCAGAAGCGATCGGACGTTGGCGCCCTCTTCAACCTTCCGACCGCCGAGATCTGCGCCGCCTCCGCGACACGCCGCTGGCAACTGACCGAACTGGTCGACCGAATGGTCCTCGCGTTACCGGAACATGCGAGGTACGGATTCGTCCGGGGAACCAGGGAAGAGCACGTTTCGGAGAGTGCCAGGCAACATGGGGCCAAAGGGGCAGTGACAACGTTGCTGAAGGAGATTGGGTTAGCGGTGGGTATGGCCGCATTTGCCGCGCTGGTGGCTGCCATCGCCGCCCGCTCTGCAAAGCGCGACGGAACGTAG
- a CDS encoding DUF6884 domain-containing protein, protein MKEIRMPPLNQLSPTLVIMACSATKLEHAARAIDLYRGVMYSTFRVNVRATSAPAVMILSALHGFIAPDTIIEPYDQLMTPARADLMLGELDRFMPTAWPASARSILLAGGRNYRRVMNAGLARQVELGHIPAGALVLETGGSIGYQRQQLGAFLRGERL, encoded by the coding sequence TTGAAGGAGATCCGCATGCCTCCCTTGAATCAGCTTTCGCCGACCCTCGTGATCATGGCGTGCTCCGCGACCAAGCTGGAGCATGCGGCACGAGCAATCGATCTGTACCGAGGTGTGATGTACAGCACGTTCCGCGTGAACGTCCGGGCAACGTCGGCGCCGGCGGTGATGATCCTGTCCGCTCTGCACGGCTTCATTGCGCCGGACACGATCATTGAGCCCTACGATCAACTGATGACGCCCGCCCGTGCCGACCTCATGCTCGGCGAGCTCGACCGCTTCATGCCGACGGCGTGGCCGGCGTCGGCACGCTCGATCCTGCTCGCTGGCGGCCGGAACTACAGGCGCGTGATGAACGCCGGTCTAGCACGCCAGGTCGAACTCGGGCACATACCGGCGGGTGCGCTTGTGCTGGAGACAGGCGGCAGTATCGGCTATCAGCGCCAGCAACTGGGGGCATTTCTGCGCGGCGAGCGCCTGTAG